The genomic stretch TGGACTGCGCTGCAGGTATGGCCAAACTGAGCGAATACCGCCTGCGGGAATATCCTGAGCCCAGGAACTTTATGGACAGGCTGCTGGGCTCCTACCAGGAAGAAGCGGCTGAAACGGCCCTGCAACGGGAACTGGGTACAGAAGGTTTGAAGACCTTCCGGAGCCTGCAAAGGCTGAAGGCCAGCCTGGGCGTACACCAGGCGCGACTTCCATTTGAATTGGAAGTTCTTCCTTAGTTTTGCCGCTTATGCCGCAACCTTACAATCAAGTGACAGCCATGCTGGCCCTTACCAGGGCCAGCTGTAAAGCATTGTTCAAAAGCCCCCAGTCCGTTTTTTTCAACCTTTTTTTTCCCATCGTGCTGATCGCCATCTTTGGGGCGCTGGGCAGCAACCGCGGCATTTCAGTGGATATTGCCTTTACCAAAAACAGTGATACCACCAATTATATCTATGCCGCCCTGGCCAACGACCCCGTGCTGGTGGTAGAACATGCCACTGAAAAGGAACTGCAGGACCGCCTGGCCAAAGGCCGGGTGACCGCCCTGGTAGAGATCCGGAAACAGGACAGCAGCGCCCATACGGCCTATGATGTACACCTTAAGACCAGCTCGGCCGGTAAAAAGGACCTGCCCGTACTGGAATCTATCCTGCGCAATGTGATCACTGATGTAAATAACCGCGCCACGCCGCAGCACTATACCTATGCCAGCATCTCTGCCGAAGAAGTGCCGGGCAGGCATTACCGGATGATCGATTTTTACCTGCCGGGCATGCTGGGCTTCTCCCTGATCGGTTCGGCAGTATTTGGCGTGGCCTTCGTATTCTTTTCCTTCCGGGAGACCCTGGTCCTGAAGCGACTGTTCTCCACCCCCATCAAAAAAGGCTATATCGTGGTGGGCGAAAGCCTGGCCCGTATCATATTCCAGATGGCTACCGCTGTGGTGATCATCGGTTTCGGCAAACTCTTTTACGGTTTTACCCTGGCCCATGGCCTGGCCACTTTCTTTGAGCTGCTGCTGCTCTGCCTGCTGGGCCTCCTGGTATTCATGGGCTTTGGCTACGCTATCAGCGGTTTGTCCAAAACCCAGAACGTGATCCCGGTATATGCCAACCTGTTCATGTTCCCCCAGTATTTCCTGTCGGGCACTTTCTTCCCGAAAGGCGCCCTGCCAGCCGGCATTCAGCCAGTCATCAACTACCTGCCGCTGACGGCGCTCAATGATGCCATGCGCAAGGTGAGCTTTGAAGGGCTGCACCTCTGGGACCTGGGCTTTGAGCTGGCGGTCCTGCTGGGCTGGTGCGTGGTGGCCTATGCCCTGGCCATCAGGACATTCAAATGGGAATAAATTCATTCGTACAAATCCTTTCTATGCGTTTAATCAAGTTAGCCCTGATCAGTTTTGTGGTCCTGTTTGCTATTGTGTATGGCATTTCCCTGATGATCCCCTCCCAGGTGCGGATATCCAGGGCCATTGATATCCAGGCCCCGGCTGATTCTATTTTACCCCGCCTCCGCGACCTTCGCTACTGGGAGCAATGGAACGGGCTGGTCAATAACCCCGATATGAGCGGGCAACTGTATACAATTGATAGTTATAGCGCTGAGCAATTACAGGTGCGTCTGCAAGCTCCTGTGACCGATACTGTAAAAACGCTTTGGCGGCAACAGAATGGCAAAGAAATTGCAAGTGGTTTTACCTGGCATGAAGCAGGGGGCACCACCGTAGTGCAATGGTATTTTGATGTCCGGCTGCGCTGGTACCCCTGGGAAAAATTCGGCAGCATTATCTTTGACAAACAGTTAGGCCCGCCTATGGAGCAATCACTGGATAAGCTGAGAAAGCTGCTGGAGTCAGCCCGTTGAGATTTTCTATTGAGTACTATAAAAAACATCATGTATGAAAAAATTGTTGTTCCTGTCTACGATCGTGCTGGCCGGACTGCTGGCCAACGCGCAGGAGGATAAATCAAAACGTCCCAGCCCGCCCGCCACTGTTTCTGAAACAACGGATAATGGCGTAAAGATCACCATTGATTACAGCCAGCCTGCACTGAAAGGACGCAAGGTAGGCGGTGAAGTGGCCCCTTATGGCCAGGTTTGGCGGACCGGCGCCAATGAAGCCACCACTT from Candidatus Pseudobacter hemicellulosilyticus encodes the following:
- a CDS encoding SRPBCC family protein codes for the protein MRLIKLALISFVVLFAIVYGISLMIPSQVRISRAIDIQAPADSILPRLRDLRYWEQWNGLVNNPDMSGQLYTIDSYSAEQLQVRLQAPVTDTVKTLWRQQNGKEIASGFTWHEAGGTTVVQWYFDVRLRWYPWEKFGSIIFDKQLGPPMEQSLDKLRKLLESAR
- a CDS encoding ABC transporter permease, with amino-acid sequence MLALTRASCKALFKSPQSVFFNLFFPIVLIAIFGALGSNRGISVDIAFTKNSDTTNYIYAALANDPVLVVEHATEKELQDRLAKGRVTALVEIRKQDSSAHTAYDVHLKTSSAGKKDLPVLESILRNVITDVNNRATPQHYTYASISAEEVPGRHYRMIDFYLPGMLGFSLIGSAVFGVAFVFFSFRETLVLKRLFSTPIKKGYIVVGESLARIIFQMATAVVIIGFGKLFYGFTLAHGLATFFELLLLCLLGLLVFMGFGYAISGLSKTQNVIPVYANLFMFPQYFLSGTFFPKGALPAGIQPVINYLPLTALNDAMRKVSFEGLHLWDLGFELAVLLGWCVVAYALAIRTFKWE